One Pleurocapsa sp. PCC 7327 DNA segment encodes these proteins:
- a CDS encoding chemotaxis protein CheW: MVINPELREQAYQLFREEALELLQQVEEILQALLDDPNLAKHDGLNQAINFLETLQDGASQLDLIEVQISIYHLQSLLGSLEQESVEINPELTRELEQAKTNLRTTLLACFDTNPSAESPETSNKDEPSNADKPNMDIHESILYIELSQSLERLEKFLSAPETDVLKLRRHIEAILALGEMLGLSELVAIAQTTLSVLQASPNIARTIGQLALVCFCSVRDLLSHNNLPTEILEQSLTLISQWDKNHQDKEPVSATVQLSKQTSDNLLLPEKTQAPTELELKALAKMNPPVSSEWTLKTSQLFVWLVGDAIFTLPCNRIEENLLPKVIQMIQFEKRRFLQWRKQIAPIYQLSELLSNCPLPELNPSQGGGTSSGEITLTLVIKQSQQIIALESAIDHLITKSELVVKPFDPALVLPSYCYGYCAWESERLVKIIDVAALLDEIFSQHKMLERGSFAKTHQGDRVSV, translated from the coding sequence ATGGTTATCAATCCCGAATTAAGAGAGCAAGCCTACCAACTTTTTCGAGAAGAAGCTCTAGAACTCCTACAGCAGGTTGAAGAGATCTTGCAAGCGTTGCTAGACGACCCTAATTTAGCTAAACACGATGGCTTGAATCAAGCAATAAATTTTCTCGAAACCCTCCAAGACGGAGCTTCTCAACTTGACTTAATTGAGGTTCAAATCTCAATTTATCATCTGCAATCTCTCTTAGGATCTCTCGAGCAAGAATCCGTTGAAATTAACCCCGAACTAACACGGGAACTCGAGCAAGCCAAAACCAATCTCCGGACAACGTTACTCGCTTGCTTCGACACGAACCCATCAGCAGAAAGCCCTGAGACTAGCAACAAAGACGAGCCATCGAATGCCGACAAACCGAATATGGATATTCATGAGTCAATTTTATATATAGAACTAAGTCAGTCTCTCGAACGATTAGAAAAATTCCTATCCGCACCAGAGACGGATGTCCTAAAACTTAGGAGACATATAGAAGCCATTTTGGCTCTTGGGGAGATGTTGGGACTCTCTGAGTTAGTCGCGATCGCTCAAACTACTCTATCTGTTCTGCAAGCCAGCCCTAACATAGCTCGCACTATCGGTCAGCTAGCCTTAGTCTGCTTTTGTAGCGTTAGAGATCTACTCTCGCACAATAATCTGCCTACAGAAATTTTAGAGCAATCTCTAACATTGATATCACAGTGGGATAAAAATCATCAAGACAAGGAGCCTGTGTCAGCAACAGTACAATTGTCTAAGCAGACATCGGACAATCTTCTACTACCGGAAAAAACCCAAGCTCCAACTGAATTAGAGCTAAAAGCTTTAGCGAAGATGAATCCACCTGTCTCTTCAGAGTGGACGCTCAAGACTTCCCAACTATTTGTTTGGTTAGTAGGAGATGCTATCTTTACCTTGCCCTGCAACAGGATTGAAGAAAATTTGCTGCCCAAAGTTATACAAATGATTCAATTTGAGAAGCGGCGGTTTTTGCAATGGCGCAAGCAAATTGCTCCAATTTATCAACTGTCCGAACTGCTAAGCAACTGTCCTTTGCCAGAACTAAATCCCAGCCAGGGTGGAGGAACTTCTTCTGGTGAGATAACGCTAACGCTGGTCATCAAACAAAGTCAGCAAATTATTGCCTTAGAGTCAGCGATCGACCATCTAATTACCAAGTCAGAACTTGTTGTCAAGCCTTTCGATCCCGCACTCGTGCTTCCTAGTTATTGCTACGGCTACTGTGCCTGGGAAAGCGAGCGCCTTGTTAAAATCATCGATGTTGCTGCTCTGCTCGACGAGATCTTTTCTCAACATAAAATGTTAGAAAGGGGTAGTTTTGCCAAAACCCATCAAGGCGATCGCGTTTCAGTTTAG
- a CDS encoding lecithin retinol acyltransferase family protein: MSRGDQIYVYRELINLQGVYEHHGIDCGDGSVIHYRKPSETIERTSIETFTRGNQIYVREYPTGFCFIADVVVDRAQSRLGERKYNLLFNNCEHFATWCKTGISDSKQIREFVPIVTQLNTSQLYEPLKQALRGSDPKNAQQILNEALRDIKVVWDDIQPRYKAALQEVDDWNRVAVEALKLNREDLAKEALKRKLTSKKQAGDLQEQLQQLATITETLLRNSQNLQP; this comes from the coding sequence ATGTCACGCGGGGATCAAATTTACGTCTACAGGGAATTAATTAACCTGCAAGGCGTTTACGAACATCACGGGATCGACTGCGGTGATGGGAGTGTCATTCATTATCGCAAACCCAGCGAAACCATCGAAAGAACCTCAATAGAAACTTTTACCAGAGGAAATCAAATTTACGTCAGAGAATATCCAACAGGATTTTGTTTTATTGCGGATGTCGTCGTCGATCGCGCCCAAAGTCGATTGGGCGAGCGAAAATACAATTTACTATTCAATAATTGCGAGCATTTTGCAACTTGGTGTAAAACTGGCATTAGCGATAGCAAACAAATTAGAGAGTTTGTGCCAATCGTAACTCAACTCAATACCTCTCAATTATACGAACCTCTCAAACAAGCTCTGCGAGGTTCAGATCCTAAAAATGCCCAACAGATCTTAAATGAAGCTTTGAGGGATATAAAAGTGGTCTGGGACGATATACAACCTCGCTATAAAGCAGCCCTTCAAGAAGTAGATGACTGGAATCGAGTAGCGGTAGAAGCCCTCAAGCTAAATCGAGAAGATTTAGCCAAGGAAGCCCTAAAACGAAAGCTAACCTCTAAAAAACAGGCTGGGGATCTGCAAGAACAATTGCAGCAGCTAGCAACAATAACAGAAACGCTGCTCCGTAACAGTCAGAATTTACAACCTTAA
- a CDS encoding ABC transporter permease, translated as MTFSKLSLPSWLNLLVRPSISSQLMLFGLIITVVFILLAIFCPLLTAWGLIPDPTDLLSNNPLEPPESRHWFGTNVRGYDVFARTLYGSQAALEVVLLATTLSLIIGVPLGLISGYLGGRVDKILLFLMDTIYTLPGLLLSVTLAFVLGRGILNVAIAVSISYIPQYYRVVRNHTTSVKTELFVEAAQAMGATPTRVLSRYLFFNVIQSVPVLFTLNAADAILILGGLGFLGLGLPQEVPEWGHDLKEAMPDLSIGIWWTTLFPGLALTLMVTGLSLLGEGLSEIFNPRLRKKI; from the coding sequence ATGACTTTTTCAAAACTCTCCTTGCCTTCGTGGTTGAACCTATTAGTGCGTCCTAGCATCTCATCGCAATTGATGCTCTTTGGACTAATTATTACGGTTGTTTTCATCCTGCTAGCAATTTTCTGCCCGCTACTAACCGCTTGGGGACTCATCCCAGATCCTACCGATTTGTTAAGCAATAACCCTCTCGAACCCCCAGAAAGCCGCCATTGGTTCGGCACGAACGTTCGCGGCTACGACGTGTTTGCACGTACCCTCTATGGTTCTCAAGCAGCGTTAGAGGTCGTTCTTCTCGCTACCACTCTCTCCCTAATCATCGGCGTTCCCTTGGGGTTAATTAGCGGTTATCTCGGCGGTAGAGTCGATAAAATTCTGCTATTTTTAATGGATACTATTTATACGCTGCCGGGATTGTTGCTGTCGGTGACTCTAGCTTTCGTATTGGGGCGGGGAATTTTGAACGTCGCGATCGCAGTTAGCATTTCCTATATCCCCCAATACTATCGCGTCGTTCGCAACCATACGACCAGCGTTAAAACAGAATTGTTCGTCGAAGCTGCACAAGCGATGGGGGCAACTCCTACTAGGGTTCTCTCCCGCTATCTATTTTTCAATGTCATTCAAAGCGTTCCCGTCCTATTTACCCTCAATGCAGCAGATGCGATTTTGATTTTAGGAGGATTGGGATTTTTGGGATTGGGACTGCCACAAGAAGTCCCGGAATGGGGACACGATTTAAAAGAAGCGATGCCAGATCTCTCGATCGGAATTTGGTGGACGACTTTGTTTCCCGGTCTTGCCTTGACTTTAATGGTAACGGGATTGTCTTTGTTAGGCGAGGGGTTGAGCGAGATCTTTAATCCTCGCTTGCGGAAAAAGATATGA
- a CDS encoding nucleoside phosphorylase, whose protein sequence is MKLYHIGFGTEDLGDNPPKLAFLSGEPERSRYIAQNYLRDFRLLSDYRGLNSYLGYLSNGQPILAATSGMGAPSLSIVVNELIQVGITEIIHVGTCGSIQPHVPIGSLVISQAALCRQGAANDIAPLEYPAAADPFLTVALARSAQALKVDYHLGITASVDTFYEGQERYESSANPHLQRWLQGITQEYRNLNILNYEMEAGTLFKMAGVYGFSAGCICAVVAQRIEKESIVLESKGAAVESAIAVAMKAAESELYQFR, encoded by the coding sequence ATGAAACTTTATCACATCGGTTTTGGGACAGAAGATTTAGGCGACAATCCACCCAAGCTAGCATTTTTATCCGGGGAACCGGAGCGATCGCGCTACATTGCCCAAAACTACTTACGCGATTTTCGTTTATTATCAGACTATCGAGGACTCAATAGCTACTTGGGTTATCTATCTAACGGTCAACCTATTTTAGCTGCGACTAGCGGCATGGGCGCGCCTTCTCTTAGTATTGTCGTCAACGAATTGATTCAGGTTGGTATTACCGAAATTATTCACGTTGGCACATGCGGTTCGATTCAGCCACACGTGCCAATAGGCAGTCTCGTTATCTCCCAAGCCGCTTTATGCCGACAGGGTGCTGCCAACGACATTGCCCCTCTAGAGTATCCTGCCGCCGCCGATCCCTTTTTGACCGTCGCTTTGGCGCGATCGGCGCAAGCATTGAAAGTCGATTATCATCTAGGCATTACTGCTTCTGTGGATACTTTTTATGAAGGTCAAGAGCGTTATGAATCTTCTGCTAATCCCCATCTGCAACGTTGGCTGCAAGGAATTACTCAAGAATATCGAAACTTAAATATTTTGAATTATGAAATGGAAGCAGGAACGTTGTTCAAAATGGCAGGAGTCTATGGCTTTTCTGCTGGCTGTATCTGTGCGGTAGTCGCTCAACGGATAGAAAAAGAAAGTATCGTTCTAGAGAGTAAAGGAGCTGCTGTTGAAAGCGCGATCGCAGTGGCAATGAAAGCAGCAGAAAGCGAGTTATATCAATTCCGTTAA
- a CDS encoding DUF1815 family protein encodes MFIRLAQQHRQFVRDLVMNLQALAIVLENRGYLASCYTCGSQMNSASFMVSLGENHLIRFLVSDYGITWTEMRDDRELMKLEGAEAIAQLQDLADLVKYQIEPSQSQDRDNHAIHSK; translated from the coding sequence GTGTTTATACGACTAGCACAACAGCACCGCCAATTTGTTCGGGACTTGGTAATGAATCTCCAAGCATTGGCGATCGTTCTTGAAAACCGAGGCTATTTGGCTTCTTGCTATACTTGCGGCAGCCAAATGAATAGCGCTTCATTTATGGTTAGCCTGGGAGAGAATCATTTAATTCGCTTTTTGGTGTCCGATTATGGGATCACTTGGACAGAAATGCGCGACGATCGCGAATTGATGAAACTAGAAGGCGCAGAAGCGATCGCTCAATTACAGGATCTCGCCGATCTAGTAAAGTATCAGATCGAACCTTCACAGTCACAGGATCGGGATAATCACGCAATTCACAGCAAGTAA
- a CDS encoding ABA4-like family protein: MTITQLFNVSNLFVLPFWALMILLPNWGVTKKVMESFLPFVALAVLYIYFFVGAITPESAQALASPQLADLAKAFSDETVMATGWTHFLVMDLFVGRWIYWEGQRTGVWTLHSLILCLFAGPVGLLSHILTAWIAKRFFSAIETEAPSTTATTES, translated from the coding sequence ATGACGATTACTCAACTGTTTAATGTTTCCAATCTTTTCGTTTTGCCTTTCTGGGCATTGATGATTCTCCTGCCTAACTGGGGAGTCACCAAAAAAGTGATGGAGTCCTTTCTTCCATTTGTAGCGCTTGCTGTGCTTTATATTTATTTTTTTGTTGGGGCTATTACGCCCGAATCGGCACAAGCCCTTGCCAGCCCTCAGTTAGCCGATCTCGCTAAGGCCTTTTCAGATGAAACAGTCATGGCAACGGGCTGGACTCATTTTTTAGTAATGGATTTATTTGTCGGCAGGTGGATTTATTGGGAAGGACAGCGAACTGGCGTTTGGACGCTTCACTCTCTAATTCTTTGCCTGTTTGCTGGTCCTGTAGGGCTATTATCTCACATTTTGACGGCTTGGATTGCCAAGCGGTTTTTTTCGGCTATAGAAACAGAAGCGCCCTCTACTACAGCTACAACTGAAAGTTAA
- a CDS encoding alpha/beta fold hydrolase, translating into MLTNFQQKIIDTTEAQINTFTAGKGFPLLLLHGYPQTHYIWHKIAPRLVEDFTVIIADLRGYGDSSKPQGKPDHSNYSKRAMARDWVEVMSQLGYEEFYLVGHDRGARVAHRLTLDYPEKVKKLAVLDILPTYDLYQTTDKEFASAYYHWFFLIQPYPLPETLIGANPEYFLRHCLQSWSKDFSAFTPDALAEYIRCFNDPATIHATCEDYRAGATIDLIDDEADLAKKITCPLLVLWGEQGIIGRKCDVLEIWKKKAIAVKGNAINCGHFLAEEAPEETYSAIREFFR; encoded by the coding sequence ATGCTAACTAACTTTCAACAAAAAATCATTGATACAACTGAAGCTCAAATTAATACATTTACTGCTGGAAAAGGTTTTCCTCTTTTACTACTCCACGGCTATCCTCAAACTCATTATATATGGCACAAAATAGCACCTCGTTTAGTCGAAGATTTTACAGTAATAATCGCTGATTTGAGAGGCTATGGAGACAGCTCTAAACCTCAAGGAAAACCAGACCATAGCAATTATTCTAAACGGGCAATGGCACGAGATTGGGTTGAAGTTATGTCGCAATTAGGCTATGAAGAATTTTATCTCGTCGGCCACGATCGCGGAGCAAGAGTTGCCCATCGTTTAACTCTAGATTATCCCGAAAAAGTTAAAAAATTAGCTGTCTTAGATATCCTTCCTACCTACGATCTCTACCAAACTACCGATAAAGAATTTGCTAGTGCTTATTATCATTGGTTTTTTCTCATACAACCCTATCCTCTACCTGAAACGTTAATCGGTGCCAATCCCGAATATTTTTTACGCCATTGTTTGCAATCCTGGAGTAAAGATTTTTCTGCTTTTACCCCTGATGCTTTAGCAGAATATATTCGTTGCTTTAACGATCCCGCTACGATTCATGCAACCTGTGAAGACTATCGCGCTGGCGCTACTATCGATCTCATTGATGATGAAGCAGATCTTGCCAAAAAAATCACTTGTCCGCTTTTGGTACTTTGGGGCGAACAAGGAATAATTGGACGCAAATGTGATGTTTTAGAAATTTGGAAGAAAAAGGCGATCGCCGTGAAGGGAAACGCTATTAACTGCGGTCATTTTCTCGCAGAAGAAGCCCCAGAAGAGACATATTCGGCGATTCGAGAATTTTTCCGGTAA